In Spodoptera frugiperda isolate SF20-4 chromosome 4, AGI-APGP_CSIRO_Sfru_2.0, whole genome shotgun sequence, a single window of DNA contains:
- the LOC118272730 gene encoding armadillo repeat-containing protein 8 isoform X2, whose translation MQQLTVFMDIESSRSYIDELYSPDTPKVVDALVTLKNSVIGSNRQKSSVIQQGVVPRLLQLMSDETLDPNIRLEATITIGSLAKGTEENVRSLVEQGTATALVDLLRNAPVGTKLAEAGLCALRSVFLHPPAPISALPADMRLLSRLTQIAREGSPTARACVVRILSIWCTGAGEQEALCAAGACEAAAALLAATPPAAPALPALDLLAAMCFENTSVSQIALNTRHGDKTIPELLSTLVCRDKPLPVAMGAARCLTFMHRANAIPADDARVVFGALPCLARLCTKDMPEDIRASAAETLAYLAEVDTSLQRLAAISNHLMTSLAEIVNCPSPAAKQGAFKCFASLGANDEDIRKRIIETHGLMVHVVNGMNNPEASVRLAAVRCLHSLSRSVQQLRTTFQDHAVWKPLMQLLGDSPGTELLTVGSSTLCNLLLEFSPAKEPMLDQGAVEMLCNLTKMPEAALRLNGIWALMNMAFQAEQKVKQRILSCLGTEQMFRLLGDSDTRVIMKTLGLLRNLLSTRHHIDAIMSEYSSQVMQAVIVVLEGSYPAEVKEQALCILGNIGDGEKAKDLIMANEDVLRKLVDYLAHPESKLQEAALFVAGNLVWRGEAGAAARQARLADLGVLRALKLLRARHDAAHLHDKVKTALAQFNDFT comes from the exons ATGCAACAATTAACAGTATTCATG GATATTGAAAGTTCACGTTCGTATATCGACGAGCTGTACTCACCAGACACGCCAAAGGTTGTGGATGCCTTAGTGACGCTGAAGAACTCAGTGATAGGCAGCAATCGACAGAAGAGTTCAGTGATACAGCAAGGAGTAGTGCCGCGTCTTCTTCAGCTAATGTCTGATGAAACATTGGACCCTAACATAAGACTCGAAGCTACTATCACAATTG GTTCACTTGCAAAAGGCACAGAAGAAAATGTCAGATCATTAGTAGAGCAAGGCACAGCGACAGCTCTAGTGGACCTCTTAAGGAACGCCCCCGTTGGTACAAAGTTGGCAGAAGCTGGACTATGTGCGCTAAGGAGTGTGTTCCTGCATCCACCGGCACCAATATCTGCTTTACCAGCAGATATGAGGCTGTTGAGCAGACTTACAC AAATAGCACGGGAAGGATCACCGACGGCTCGAGCTTGCGTGGTGAGGATCCTCTCGATCTGGTGCACGGGCGCGGGGGAGCAGGAGGCGCTGTGTGCTGCGGGGGCTTGTGAAGCGGCCGCGGCGCTGCTGGCCGCCACGCCGCCTGCCGCGCCGGCTCTCCCGGCCCTCGACCTTCTAGCTGCCATGTGCTTTGAGAATACCAGCGTCTCACAGATTGCCTTGAATACTAG GCATGGTGACAAGACGATACCGGAGCTGTTGTCCACGTTGGTGTGTCGAGACAAACCGCTCCCGGTGGCGATGGGGGCGGCGCGGTGTCTCACCTTCATGCATCGCGCTAATGCCATACCTGCTGATGATGCTCG AGTGGTGTTCGGAGCCCTGCCTTGCCTGGCGCGGCTGTGTACGAAGGACATGCCGGAGGACATCCGGGCGTCGGCCGCCGAGACCTTAGCTTACTTAGCAGAG GTAGACACATCCCTGCAACGGTTGGCGGCAATATCCAACCACCTGATGACGTCACTAGCTGAGATAGTTAACTGTCCGTCGCCGGCCGCCAAGCAAGGTGCCTTCAAATGCTTCGCGTCGCTCGGTGCCAATGACGAAGACATTAGGAAGAGGATCATTGAAACTCACGGTCTGATGGTCCATGTTGTCAATGGAATGAATAATCCTGAGGCTTCG GTACGATTAGCAGCAGTTAGGTGCTTACACTCGCTGTCAAGATCTGTACAACAGCTACGAACAACATTTCAG GATCATGCCGTATGGAAACCTCTAATGCAACTGCTTGGTGACTCGCCCGGAACTGAACTCTTAACTGTTGGCTCATCAACTCTCTGCAATTTACTTCTCGAGTTTTCACCAGCTAAAGAACCAATGTTGGATCAAG GTGCAGTAGAAATGTTGTGTAATTTGACAAAGATGCCCGAAGCTGCGTTACGACTGAATGGGATTTGGGCGCTTATGAATATGGCTTTTCAG gccGAACAAAAAGTGAAACAGCGCATCCTAAGTTGCCTGGGCACGGAGCAGATGTTCCGTCTGCTGGGCGACAGCGACACGCGCGTCATCATGAAGACCCTCGGCCTGCTGCGGAACTTGCTGTCCACCAGGCACCATATCGACGCCATCATGAGCGAGTACTCCTCGCAAGTTATGCAG GCTGTGATAGTAGTGCTGGAAGGTTCCTACCCTGCCGAGGTGAAGGAGCAAGCGCTCTGTATCCTGGGGAACATTGGAGACGGAGAGAAAGCCAAGGATCTCATCATGGCCAACGAAGATGTACTTAGAAAACTGGTGGACTATTTG GCGCACCCGGAGAGCAAGCTGCAGGAGGCGGCGCTGTTCGTGGCGGGCAACCTGGTGTGGCGCGGCgaggcgggcgcggcggcgcggcaggcGCGCCTGGCCGACCTCGGCGTGCTGCGCGCGCTCAAACTGCTGCGCGCAAGGCACGACGCCGCTCATCTGCACGACAA AGTGAAGACGGCCCTGGCGCAGTTTAACGACTTCACATAA
- the LOC118272730 gene encoding armadillo repeat-containing protein 8 isoform X1, giving the protein MQQLTVFMDIESSRSYIDELYSPDTPKVVDALVTLKNSVIGSNRQKSSVIQQGVVPRLLQLMSDETLDPNIRLEATITIGSLAKGTEENVRSLVEQGTATALVDLLRNAPVGTKLAEAGLCALRSVFLHPPAPISALPADMRLLSRLTQIAREGSPTARACVVRILSIWCTGAGEQEALCAAGACEAAAALLAATPPAAPALPALDLLAAMCFENTSVSQIALNTRHGDKTIPELLSTLVCRDKPLPVAMGAARCLTFMHRANAIPADDARVVFGALPCLARLCTKDMPEDIRASAAETLAYLAEVDTSLQRLAAISNHLMTSLAEIVNCPSPAAKQGAFKCFASLGANDEDIRKRIIETHGLMVHVVNGMNNPEASVRLAAVRCLHSLSRSVQQLRTTFQDHAVWKPLMQLLGDSPGTELLTVGSSTLCNLLLEFSPAKEPMLDQGAVEMLCNLTKMPEAALRLNGIWALMNMAFQAEQKVKQRILSCLGTEQMFRLLGDSDTRVIMKTLGLLRNLLSTRHHIDAIMSEYSSQVMQAVIVVLEGSYPAEVKEQALCILGNIGDGEKAKDLIMANEDVLRKLVDYLVQASKLSWGQTSTEYVTRAIQWAVQVTAEGAPGEQAAGGGAVRGGQPGVARRGGRGGAAGAPGRPRRAARAQTAARKARRRSSARQSEDGPGAV; this is encoded by the exons ATGCAACAATTAACAGTATTCATG GATATTGAAAGTTCACGTTCGTATATCGACGAGCTGTACTCACCAGACACGCCAAAGGTTGTGGATGCCTTAGTGACGCTGAAGAACTCAGTGATAGGCAGCAATCGACAGAAGAGTTCAGTGATACAGCAAGGAGTAGTGCCGCGTCTTCTTCAGCTAATGTCTGATGAAACATTGGACCCTAACATAAGACTCGAAGCTACTATCACAATTG GTTCACTTGCAAAAGGCACAGAAGAAAATGTCAGATCATTAGTAGAGCAAGGCACAGCGACAGCTCTAGTGGACCTCTTAAGGAACGCCCCCGTTGGTACAAAGTTGGCAGAAGCTGGACTATGTGCGCTAAGGAGTGTGTTCCTGCATCCACCGGCACCAATATCTGCTTTACCAGCAGATATGAGGCTGTTGAGCAGACTTACAC AAATAGCACGGGAAGGATCACCGACGGCTCGAGCTTGCGTGGTGAGGATCCTCTCGATCTGGTGCACGGGCGCGGGGGAGCAGGAGGCGCTGTGTGCTGCGGGGGCTTGTGAAGCGGCCGCGGCGCTGCTGGCCGCCACGCCGCCTGCCGCGCCGGCTCTCCCGGCCCTCGACCTTCTAGCTGCCATGTGCTTTGAGAATACCAGCGTCTCACAGATTGCCTTGAATACTAG GCATGGTGACAAGACGATACCGGAGCTGTTGTCCACGTTGGTGTGTCGAGACAAACCGCTCCCGGTGGCGATGGGGGCGGCGCGGTGTCTCACCTTCATGCATCGCGCTAATGCCATACCTGCTGATGATGCTCG AGTGGTGTTCGGAGCCCTGCCTTGCCTGGCGCGGCTGTGTACGAAGGACATGCCGGAGGACATCCGGGCGTCGGCCGCCGAGACCTTAGCTTACTTAGCAGAG GTAGACACATCCCTGCAACGGTTGGCGGCAATATCCAACCACCTGATGACGTCACTAGCTGAGATAGTTAACTGTCCGTCGCCGGCCGCCAAGCAAGGTGCCTTCAAATGCTTCGCGTCGCTCGGTGCCAATGACGAAGACATTAGGAAGAGGATCATTGAAACTCACGGTCTGATGGTCCATGTTGTCAATGGAATGAATAATCCTGAGGCTTCG GTACGATTAGCAGCAGTTAGGTGCTTACACTCGCTGTCAAGATCTGTACAACAGCTACGAACAACATTTCAG GATCATGCCGTATGGAAACCTCTAATGCAACTGCTTGGTGACTCGCCCGGAACTGAACTCTTAACTGTTGGCTCATCAACTCTCTGCAATTTACTTCTCGAGTTTTCACCAGCTAAAGAACCAATGTTGGATCAAG GTGCAGTAGAAATGTTGTGTAATTTGACAAAGATGCCCGAAGCTGCGTTACGACTGAATGGGATTTGGGCGCTTATGAATATGGCTTTTCAG gccGAACAAAAAGTGAAACAGCGCATCCTAAGTTGCCTGGGCACGGAGCAGATGTTCCGTCTGCTGGGCGACAGCGACACGCGCGTCATCATGAAGACCCTCGGCCTGCTGCGGAACTTGCTGTCCACCAGGCACCATATCGACGCCATCATGAGCGAGTACTCCTCGCAAGTTATGCAG GCTGTGATAGTAGTGCTGGAAGGTTCCTACCCTGCCGAGGTGAAGGAGCAAGCGCTCTGTATCCTGGGGAACATTGGAGACGGAGAGAAAGCCAAGGATCTCATCATGGCCAACGAAGATGTACTTAGAAAACTGGTGGACTATTTG GTCCAGGCCTCGAAACTGTCGTGGGGCCAAACCTCGACCGAGTACGTGACGAGAGCGATACAGTGGGCAGTGCAAGTGACCGCGGAAG GCGCACCCGGAGAGCAAGCTGCAGGAGGCGGCGCTGTTCGTGGCGGGCAACCTGGTGTGGCGCGGCgaggcgggcgcggcggcgcggcaggcGCGCCTGGCCGACCTCGGCGTGCTGCGCGCGCTCAAACTGCTGCGCGCAAGGCACGACGCCGCTCATCTGCACGACAA AGTGAAGACGGCCCTGGCGCAGTTTAA
- the LOC118272717 gene encoding sphingosine kinase 1 has protein sequence MADLKNGKDVSNVGEGDSVSKDVVYLEETFYILSKKNSVFRVRLTPKGLSLTKETDGNSKEQTILLADIIGSKCMRSKRRRPGAGSCVCSSFVGNQLKVVDENSGDLDENDISAYLYIYAYILKRSRRTLKRERTTITLRFRSFDKYEDNNKEAQKWRTTIKCLIARQPITSSPPTNEKKILVLLNPKSGPGKARELFQSKVVPILQEAEVPFDLHVTKYAQYAREFVRTRNVYGWRAIVAIGGDGVLYEVMNGMFERLDWQQALAEVPLAILPCGSGNGLARTICHLYNEPYIPQNLTGLTMGIVKGETAPMDVVRIETKTSIMFSFLSVGWGLLSDIDIESERLRAIGGQRFAVWALARLVGLRKYKGVVSYAKIKDVSNLPKPKQPLTLSHSISQDGALDSPDAEAFIDADEHSEVFVNAISGKQHQRVDSWYSVNSRRSAFYSTRGSEYHSVTSSGSEMRSPVHACMHGPASHLPSLMSQLPAHWVHEHGEFVMVHVSYQPYIGEDFLFAPRSQLSDGVMWMLIIKAGISRSQLLSFLMGVGQGTHADMNNEYIKMVPVSAFRIVPEGTTGNITVDGEIVEYGPIQAEIFPNIINLLVPEMK, from the exons atggCGGATCTAAAGAATGGGAAGGACGTGTCAAACGTCGGCGAGGGTGACTCTGTTTCGAAAGATGTTGTTTATCTCGAGGAAACATTTTACATTCTTTCTAAAAAGAACTCAGTATTTCGTGTTCGGTTGACACCTAAAGGTTTGTCTCTAACAAAAGAAACAGATGGCAATTCAAAAGAACAAACTATATTGCTAGCAGATATCATTGGCAGCAAATGTATGAGGAGCAAACGACGACGCCCTGGAGCCGGCTCATGTGTCTGCAGTTCCTTCGTTGGTAACCAGCTCAAAGTTGTAGATGAAAACAGTGGCGATCTGGACGAAAACGATATCAGCGCCTACCTGTATATTTATGCTTACATACTGAAAAGAAGTCGACGTACCTTGAAAAGAGAGAGGACAACAATAACACTGCGCTTCAGGTCTTTCGATAAGTATgaagataataataaagaagCACAGAAATGGAGGACTACAATAAAGTGTTTGATTGCGCGCCAGCCGATAACGTCCTCGCCGCCGACTAACGAAAAGAAGATACTAGTGCTTCTAAATCCAAAATCGGGGCCGGGTAAAGCTCGAGAGTTGTTCCAGTCGAAGGTGGTGCCTATTTTGCAGGAGGCTGAGGTGCCGTTCGACCTTCATGTTACGAAGTATGCTCAGTACGCGCGGGAGTTTGTGCGCACCAGGAATGTGTACGGTTGGCGCGCTATTGTGGCTATTGGTGGAGACGGCGTACTCTACGAGGTGATGAATGGCATGTTTGAGAGACTAGACTGGCAGCAAGCCCTAGCTGAAGTACCACTAGCCATATTACCCTGTGGCTCAGGCAATGGATTGGCAAGGACTATATGCCATTTGTACAA tgaACCGTATATTCCTCAAAACCTGACTGGTCTTACGATGGGAATAGTGAAGGGCGAAACAGCACCTATGGATGTTGTTAGAATCGAAACAAAAACCAGT ATTATGTTTTCGTTTCTTTCCGTTGGCTGGGGCCTCCTATCAGACATTGATATCGAAAGCGAAAGATTACGAGCAATCGGTGGCCAAAGGTTCGCTGTCTGGGCACTAGCGAGGCTCGTTGGACTGAGGAAATACAAAGGTGTAGTGAGTTATGCGAAAATTAAGGATGTGAGCAATCTACCTAAACCAAAACAACCGCTCACCCTCAGTCACAGTATCAGTCAGGACGGCGCGCTCGACTCCCCTGATGCGGAAGCGTTCATTGATGCGGATGAGCATTCCGAAGTGTTCGTGAACGCTATTAGCGGGAAACAACATCAAAGGGTGGACTCGTGGTACTCAGTCAACTCACGGAGGAGCGCGTTCTACAGCACTCGCGGCTCGGAGTACCACAGCGTGACCAGCAGCGGCTCGGAGATGCGGTCGCCGGTGCACGCGTGCATGCACGGGCCTGCGTCACACCTGCCCTCGCTCATGTCGCAGCTACCCGCGCACTGGGTGCACGAGCACGGAGAGTTTGTCATGGTGCACGTATCGTATCAACCATACATCGGTGAAGACTTTTTATTTGCTCCGCGATCGCAGCTGTCTGATGGAGTCATGTGGATGTTGATCATCAAAGCAGGGATTTCTCGATCTCAACTACTCTCGTTCCTCATGGGTGTGGGCCAAGGCACGCACGCCGATATGAACAATGAATACATTAAGATGGTTCCTGTCAGTGCGTTTAGGATAGTTCCGGAGGGTACCACGGGCAACATCACCGTCGACGGTGAAATTGTGGAATACGGACCCATACAGGCTGAAATCTTTccgaacataattaatttattagtgcCAGAAATGAAATAA
- the LOC118272728 gene encoding ankyrin repeat domain-containing protein 54, producing MADSGVDTSNESSDNPIFDHSQCILEFSPPAIPINQAGQPMPIDFLTEPHEHVGKIKCSTKARQYRLKYRYGGAKCSSKNHKLRFAASTNNTELVEKLLLSGADPNSSDEHKRSPLHLAACRGYVDVIKILLRHGANPNIKDTLGNTPLHLAACTNHIPVVIELLDAGTDVSSHDKNGHNPIQLAQSKLKLIQMRPSGAGHFEETKHLIGEICLVVEMMLKYMKMQKADASDLESVCQRLERVSTREQVDSEVQNLLDSLDSLKLR from the coding sequence ATGGCCGACTCTGGGGTAGACACCAGTAATGAGAGCAGCGATAATCCAATATTTGACCACTCCCAGTGCATTTTAGAATTCAGCCCACCAGCTATACCCATCAATCAAGCTGGCCAGCCGATGCCAATAGACTTTTTAACAGAACCACACGAACACGTCGGAAAAATCAAGTGTTCTACTAAAGCCAGACAATACAGATTGAAATACAGGTACGGTGGTGCAAAATGTTCGTCCAAAAACCACAAACTACGCTTCGCCGCCTCCACTAACAACACAGAACTTGTGGAGAAACTTCTGTTATCAGGAGCTGACCCAAATTCTTCAGATGAACACAAAAGAAGTCCATTGCATTTAGCTGCTTGTCGTGGTTACGTTGACGTCATTAAAATCTTGTTGAGACATGGTGCTAACCCCAACATTAAAGATACATTGGGCAATACACCCCTTCACCTTGCAGCCTGCACCAATCACATTCCTGTTGTGATCGAACTACTTGATGCTGGCACAGATGTGAGTTCTCACGACAAGAACGGACACAATCCTATACAATTAGCCCAGAGCAAACTGAAATTAATACAAATGCGTCCCAGTGGGGCTGGGCACTTTGAGGAGACGAAACACCTGATTGGAGAAATATGTTTAGTTGTTGAAATGATGCTAAAGTATATGAAGATGCAGAAAGCTGACGCTAGTGATTTGGAGTCTGTCTGCCAAAGACTAGAGCGTGTCAGTACTCGTGAACAAGTTGATTCTGAAGTACAAAACCTTTTGGACAGTTTAGATTCTCTCAAATTGagataa